A stretch of Desulfovibrio desulfuricans DSM 642 DNA encodes these proteins:
- a CDS encoding ATP-binding protein, with amino-acid sequence MLRESFVKSKKMPWLVLVASLAWLGLTGFLYSQAVQVNAEHSLELEHTRLSTMAQQLMDARNWNAAHGGVYVEKSDNGQPNPWLPESERTVTTQDGRTLVLVNPAYMSRQLAERSSREGVTISVISSAPLRPENMADVWEKSALARCAEETPEVFTAPQPGNGQSLRLLSVLMAQQSCLRCHTNKKVGEVLGGISVSQDASSFHKGLERQRYNMRLLYGLLAVTGVLAIGGLTFNLTHRRWLAEEASRMKSSFMGHLSHDMRTPLTAIVGMSELAQRTDLPEKERKKALGYLAQAAEALREMVGDITDHAALEQGTPTLEAAPFDLRESLASCVNLYRPIADSKGISLTLGLDEKLPRCTVGDSFRLRQALGNIVSNAVKFTEAGSVRVYATALECTSEHLKLAISVTDTGPGMSQEDQARVFESFQRGRDTARTPGTGLGLNIARTLARLMGGDVDLASRTGQGACFTLYVLLSQCSQPLQANPRENAGTSDASKSGQPCCAKPLRVCKKVLVAEDTASIAYAMQHMLRSMGAEPVAVETGEKALELLRDPRQGLWDLLVLDSRLPGIGGLDVLRALRNGDTLSPAETLSVVYTATTSDSFLRKCEELGADGVFLKPLSFEQLRHELEKLVTAKSADCSGRPKTVAQVKTAIANRPETAVTEHQSADIQCKNVVWNRNAALEALDGDEDVLKSLANVLEHELHERLQTLDAAIATGDFEQLRRTAHACKNSAGVMRLDHLRAVATATEDAQSERISEEAQKLRTAMQEAAQVLAATVEQEKTV; translated from the coding sequence ATGCTGCGCGAATCATTTGTAAAGTCGAAAAAGATGCCGTGGCTGGTACTTGTTGCCAGCCTTGCCTGGCTTGGTCTTACTGGCTTTCTTTACAGCCAGGCAGTGCAGGTCAATGCTGAGCATAGCCTTGAGTTGGAGCATACACGACTTTCAACCATGGCGCAGCAATTAATGGACGCAAGAAACTGGAATGCCGCGCACGGCGGCGTATATGTTGAAAAAAGTGACAACGGTCAGCCAAACCCCTGGTTGCCAGAATCGGAACGCACAGTAACCACACAGGATGGGCGCACCCTGGTGCTGGTTAACCCGGCATACATGAGCCGCCAGCTGGCGGAGCGCAGCTCGCGCGAAGGGGTGACCATCAGCGTAATAAGCAGTGCGCCCCTGCGGCCTGAAAACATGGCGGATGTGTGGGAAAAATCAGCGCTTGCCCGCTGTGCGGAAGAAACCCCCGAAGTGTTTACGGCTCCACAACCAGGCAATGGTCAAAGCCTGCGCCTGTTGAGTGTGCTTATGGCCCAGCAAAGCTGTTTGCGGTGCCATACAAACAAAAAAGTGGGAGAAGTGCTCGGCGGCATCAGCGTGAGCCAGGACGCAAGCTCATTCCACAAAGGGCTGGAAAGGCAGCGCTACAACATGCGCTTGCTGTACGGGCTGCTTGCAGTCACGGGCGTGCTCGCCATTGGCGGCCTGACCTTCAACCTCACGCATCGGCGCTGGCTGGCGGAGGAAGCAAGCCGCATGAAAAGCTCGTTTATGGGGCACCTCAGCCACGACATGCGCACACCGCTGACAGCCATTGTAGGAATGAGCGAACTGGCGCAGCGCACTGACCTGCCTGAAAAGGAACGCAAAAAGGCCTTGGGCTATCTTGCACAAGCCGCAGAGGCCCTGCGGGAAATGGTGGGCGACATAACCGACCACGCAGCGCTGGAGCAGGGAACCCCTACGCTTGAAGCCGCGCCCTTTGATCTGCGGGAGAGCCTCGCAAGCTGTGTGAACTTGTACAGGCCCATTGCCGACAGCAAGGGGATTTCCCTGACCCTCGGCCTGGACGAAAAGCTACCGCGATGTACGGTGGGCGACAGCTTTCGCTTGCGGCAGGCCCTGGGCAACATTGTCAGTAATGCCGTCAAATTTACCGAGGCTGGTTCTGTTCGCGTTTATGCCACGGCCCTTGAATGTACCAGTGAACATCTGAAGCTGGCAATTTCTGTCACTGATACTGGCCCCGGCATGTCGCAGGAAGATCAGGCCAGGGTGTTTGAGAGTTTTCAGCGGGGGCGCGATACCGCCCGCACACCGGGAACCGGCCTCGGGCTGAACATCGCCCGCACCCTTGCACGGCTCATGGGCGGGGATGTGGATCTGGCTTCCCGTACAGGGCAGGGGGCCTGTTTTACGCTTTACGTGTTGCTTTCGCAGTGTTCGCAACCCTTACAAGCCAACCCCCGGGAGAATGCGGGCACGTCAGATGCGTCCAAGTCAGGGCAACCGTGTTGCGCAAAGCCCTTGCGGGTATGCAAAAAAGTGTTGGTGGCGGAGGATACCGCGTCCATTGCCTACGCCATGCAGCATATGTTGCGGAGCATGGGGGCAGAACCAGTAGCGGTTGAAACCGGCGAAAAGGCACTGGAACTGCTGCGTGATCCCAGGCAAGGGCTGTGGGACTTGCTTGTGCTCGACAGCCGGTTGCCCGGCATTGGTGGGTTGGATGTGCTGCGGGCTTTGCGGAATGGCGATACATTGTCCCCGGCAGAAACCCTCTCCGTTGTCTACACAGCGACAACAAGCGATTCGTTTTTGCGCAAATGCGAGGAGCTTGGCGCTGACGGCGTTTTTCTAAAGCCCTTGAGCTTTGAACAGTTGCGCCATGAACTGGAAAAACTGGTGACAGCAAAGTCGGCAGATTGCTCCGGCAGGCCAAAAACTGTTGCGCAGGTAAAAACCGCAATTGCGAACAGGCCAGAAACCGCCGTGACTGAGCATCAATCTGCTGACATACAATGCAAAAATGTTGTCTGGAACCGCAATGCAGCACTTGAAGCGCTGGATGGCGATGAAGACGTGCTGAAAAGCCTTGCCAACGTATTGGAACATGAACTTCACGAGCGTCTGCAAACCCTGGATGCCGCCATTGCAACGGGTGATTTTGAGCAGCTGCGGCGCACAGCCCATGCCTGCAAAAATTCGGCAGGCGTCATGAGGCTTGACCATCTGCGGGCGGTTGCAACAGCAACAGAAGACGCGCAATCAGAACGTATTTCGGAAGAAGCGCAAAAATTGCGCACCGCAATGCAGGAAGCAGCGCAGGTGCTCGCCGCAACCGTGGAGCAGGAGAAGACCGTCTGA
- a CDS encoding methyltransferase domain-containing protein, whose protein sequence is MHTDEPFYNARQLFPRGLEQPEGSLRFGADALLLAAFAARHVENLNASRQAHLTAAELGCGCGAALLGLALRCAGITGLGLDREGPLVQAATANAARLGLTDRLRFVEADLADRKLLPEQAGATGGSHAGKFDLVLANPPYGVAGRPSPRHMRERALRGAQGEESREYVLQLFCRATAALLRHQGCFCCIYDAQALPLLCTALNDAGLGLRLLLPVRAHRTKPALRILALARKNAAHETLIEAPLTLHTGPSINVSRGTSSVMGGGTGGPRWSAQALRFCPWLA, encoded by the coding sequence ATGCACACGGATGAACCTTTTTACAACGCCCGACAGCTTTTTCCACGCGGGCTTGAGCAGCCGGAAGGCAGCCTGCGCTTTGGCGCAGACGCCCTCCTGCTGGCTGCCTTTGCCGCACGGCATGTGGAAAACCTGAACGCGTCACGCCAGGCGCATCTGACTGCGGCAGAATTGGGCTGCGGCTGCGGAGCCGCCCTGCTGGGGCTGGCCTTGCGTTGCGCTGGCATTACCGGGCTGGGGCTGGACAGGGAAGGGCCGCTCGTGCAGGCCGCCACAGCCAATGCCGCGCGCCTTGGCTTGACAGACAGGCTGCGCTTTGTCGAAGCTGATCTGGCCGACAGAAAGCTCTTGCCAGAACAGGCAGGCGCAACAGGTGGCAGCCATGCCGGAAAGTTTGATCTGGTTCTGGCAAATCCGCCCTATGGAGTAGCCGGGAGGCCCTCGCCCCGCCATATGCGCGAACGGGCGCTGCGTGGCGCACAGGGCGAGGAAAGCCGGGAATACGTGCTCCAGCTATTCTGCCGCGCTACGGCAGCCCTGCTGCGGCATCAGGGCTGTTTTTGCTGCATTTATGACGCACAGGCCTTGCCGCTGTTGTGCACGGCCTTGAACGATGCGGGCCTTGGGCTGCGCCTCCTGCTGCCCGTGAGGGCGCACAGGACAAAACCCGCATTGCGGATTCTCGCTCTGGCCCGTAAGAATGCCGCGCACGAAACCCTGATTGAAGCGCCGCTGACGCTGCACACCGGGCCATCCATCAATGTCAGCCGTGGAACCAGCAGCGTCATGGGTGGCGGCACGGGCGGGCCTCGGTGGTCTGCACAGGCCTTGCGCTTCTGCCCCTGGCTGGCCTGA
- a CDS encoding cytochrome c3 family protein, producing MGTPRNGPWLKVLLGGVAAGMVLLGVLAYAMTTTDQRPFCASCHIMQEAAVTQKMGSHAKLSCNECHAPHNLLAKLPFKAQEGLRDVIGNVSGHDIPRPLSVRTKDVVNANCMACHSQTNVNVASMDAKPYCVDCHKGVAHMRMMPISTRTVAND from the coding sequence ATGGGAACACCCCGCAATGGACCATGGCTTAAGGTGCTGTTGGGCGGCGTTGCGGCGGGAATGGTGCTTTTGGGTGTGCTTGCGTACGCCATGACGACAACTGACCAGCGACCTTTTTGCGCCAGTTGTCACATAATGCAGGAAGCAGCCGTGACCCAGAAAATGGGATCACACGCCAAACTTTCCTGCAATGAGTGCCATGCCCCGCATAATCTGCTGGCCAAGCTGCCGTTCAAGGCCCAGGAAGGCCTGCGCGACGTTATCGGCAATGTTTCAGGCCACGACATTCCGCGTCCTTTGAGTGTTCGCACCAAGGATGTTGTCAATGCCAACTGCATGGCCTGCCATAGTCAGACCAATGTCAATGTGGCCAGCATGGACGCCAAACCCTACTGCGTGGATTGCCACAAGGGTGTGGCCCACATGCGCATGATGCCTATAAGCACAAGGACGGTAGCCAATGACTAA
- a CDS encoding peptidase U32 family protein: MNDTFSTSADHLNISAPTPARPEILAPAGDAPSFLAALAAGADAIYLGLKHFSARMQAENFGLTELSRLTDLAHAENARVYVAMNTLVKPNEPAQAYRLAARLARQVRPDGLIVQDLAMLDLARQAGFEGGLYLSTLANLTHPESLLQAKRLGANRVILPRELSIDEIRTMGEACPEGLDLECFVHGALCYCVSGRCYWSSYMGGKSGLRGRCVQPCRRVYRQGGPAAIALVRNAEREEQDRMRQEQSRMDIARKNRTGRDGRGKADDRRNESFDAPRRPSSRGQIRGKEHNGRWFSCLDLSLDVLAKTLLNIPHLVSWKIEGRKKGPHYVYHVVTAYRMLRDNPGDAQARKAAEEILQMSLGRPSTRARFLPQKDHTIPTTPDGQTSSGLLAGKIRIEPEGGVTLKPFFELLPQDYLRVGVEDERWHATLPVTRRIPKGGSLTMRLPKHKTPKAGTPVFLIDRREPELMRIIKSWQARLEAMPARPSKAVESDPRLPKPIKAKTRPDMYVRSSVPHGKETRTGRSQLQALWLSARSAELSRTVTPRMCWWLPPVIWPDEEETIRRSIGRLWRDGARHFVCNAPWQRGLFPEQLDENADLLAGPFCNAANASALGILASMGFSGAFVSPELAQEDMLALPAQSPLPLGVVLSGYWPVGISRFGLLGVKPNEPFLSPMGEPFWARQYGGNIWIYPGWPLDITAKRQELLSAGYGFFAHMQENPPASVPEMRRKSLFNWEGDLL, from the coding sequence ATGAACGACACTTTCTCCACTTCTGCGGATCATCTGAACATATCCGCCCCCACGCCCGCCCGGCCCGAAATTCTGGCTCCGGCGGGCGACGCGCCTTCATTCCTGGCCGCCCTTGCCGCCGGGGCAGACGCCATCTATCTGGGCCTCAAACATTTTTCTGCCCGCATGCAGGCAGAAAACTTTGGCCTGACGGAACTTTCGCGCCTGACAGACCTTGCCCATGCGGAAAACGCCCGCGTTTACGTGGCCATGAATACCCTGGTCAAGCCCAACGAGCCAGCTCAGGCCTATCGGCTGGCGGCGCGCCTTGCCCGTCAGGTCAGGCCCGACGGGCTGATCGTGCAGGATCTGGCTATGCTGGATCTGGCGCGCCAGGCTGGTTTTGAGGGCGGGCTTTATCTTTCCACCCTTGCCAACCTCACCCATCCTGAAAGCCTTTTGCAGGCCAAAAGACTCGGCGCCAACCGTGTTATCCTGCCGCGTGAGCTTTCCATAGATGAAATCCGCACCATGGGCGAGGCCTGCCCCGAAGGCCTTGACCTTGAATGTTTTGTGCACGGCGCGCTGTGCTACTGCGTTTCGGGCCGTTGCTACTGGTCGAGCTACATGGGCGGCAAAAGCGGCCTGCGGGGCCGCTGCGTGCAGCCCTGCCGCCGCGTGTACCGTCAGGGCGGCCCCGCTGCCATTGCTCTTGTGCGCAATGCGGAACGCGAGGAACAGGACCGCATGCGCCAGGAACAGTCGCGCATGGACATTGCCCGCAAAAACCGCACCGGGCGTGATGGGCGTGGCAAGGCCGACGACCGGCGCAACGAATCTTTTGACGCGCCCCGCCGCCCAAGCTCACGCGGGCAGATACGCGGCAAGGAACACAACGGACGCTGGTTCTCCTGCCTCGATCTTTCGCTGGACGTGCTGGCAAAAACCCTGCTGAACATCCCCCACCTTGTGTCGTGGAAGATCGAAGGTCGCAAAAAAGGCCCGCATTACGTGTATCACGTGGTTACGGCCTACCGCATGCTGCGCGACAACCCCGGCGATGCCCAGGCCCGCAAGGCTGCGGAAGAAATCTTGCAAATGTCGCTGGGCCGGCCCTCCACGCGCGCGCGCTTTTTGCCGCAGAAGGACCACACCATCCCCACCACGCCGGACGGTCAGACCAGTTCCGGCCTGCTGGCGGGCAAGATTCGCATTGAACCTGAAGGCGGCGTGACGCTCAAGCCCTTCTTTGAACTGCTGCCGCAGGATTACCTGCGAGTGGGTGTTGAAGACGAGCGCTGGCATGCCACTTTGCCCGTAACCCGGCGTATTCCCAAGGGCGGCAGCCTTACCATGCGCCTGCCCAAGCACAAGACGCCCAAGGCTGGCACGCCTGTCTTTCTTATTGACCGGCGCGAACCAGAACTCATGCGCATCATCAAAAGCTGGCAGGCGCGCCTTGAGGCCATGCCCGCCCGCCCCAGCAAGGCTGTGGAAAGCGACCCCCGCCTGCCCAAGCCCATCAAGGCAAAAACCCGGCCCGACATGTACGTGCGCTCAAGCGTGCCCCATGGCAAGGAGACCCGCACTGGCCGCAGCCAGTTGCAGGCCCTCTGGCTTTCGGCGCGCAGCGCCGAGCTTTCACGCACTGTTACCCCGCGCATGTGCTGGTGGCTGCCGCCGGTTATCTGGCCTGATGAAGAAGAAACCATCCGTCGCTCCATCGGGCGGCTGTGGCGTGACGGCGCGCGACATTTTGTGTGCAACGCTCCGTGGCAACGCGGATTGTTCCCCGAACAGCTTGACGAAAACGCCGACCTGCTGGCCGGGCCTTTCTGCAACGCGGCCAATGCCTCTGCCCTTGGCATACTTGCCAGTATGGGATTTTCGGGCGCTTTTGTAAGCCCTGAACTGGCGCAGGAGGATATGCTGGCCCTGCCCGCGCAAAGCCCTCTGCCCCTTGGCGTGGTGCTTTCCGGTTACTGGCCCGTTGGCATCAGCCGTTTCGGTCTTTTGGGCGTCAAACCCAATGAGCCATTCCTCAGCCCCATGGGCGAACCCTTCTGGGCGCGGCAATATGGCGGCAACATCTGGATTTATCCTGGCTGGCCGCTTGATATCACCGCCAAAAGGCAGGAACTGCTCTCGGCGGGATACGGTTTCTTTGCGCACATGCAGGAAAATCCGCCTGCCTCCGTGCCCGAAATGCGGCGCAAAAGCCTGTTCAACTGGGAAGGGGATTTGCTGTAA
- a CDS encoding sigma-54-dependent transcriptional regulator, with translation MAKVLVVDDEGLMRTMVQVVCNRMGHETLLAASIQEALRMVSEPVDVVLLDVWLPDGNGLEYQADFAHLPGAPDVVVITGNGDGDNAEAALRSGAWEFLTKPLQMRDIEQCLRQILQFRQNRTPVSEALVVDSGHILGSGPGMSRALKLLAQAAKSEVNVLLLGETGVGKELFARALFRNSARAARPFITVDCASLPETLVESHLFGHSRGAFTGADRAREGLLLAADKGTLFLDEVGDLPQPMQGVFLRALEQRRFRPVGEVREVSSDFRLVAATNKNLEHMAKENSFRADLLYRLQGLTIVIPPLRERLDEIPALARQAIARFCLGNDQPEKTLSNEALDVLLEYAWPGNVRELIHCLERACLTAGKSDLILPAHLPTRMRVDSVRRRMGQGTVPPVKENGGLHGSDGAGITAQENGFLVNDALGQKPPSLREWKSQAEKAYVRQVWDMCAEDVRKASEVAGISRGHWYELMKKNGLQQGLQACGAEARQKNAAKSQGCLRQKIKGAIGEKNRH, from the coding sequence ATGGCCAAAGTGCTTGTGGTGGACGATGAAGGACTGATGCGCACAATGGTGCAGGTGGTCTGCAACCGTATGGGGCACGAAACCCTGCTGGCCGCTTCCATTCAGGAGGCGCTGCGCATGGTCAGCGAGCCTGTGGATGTAGTTTTGCTGGACGTATGGCTGCCGGACGGTAACGGGCTTGAATATCAGGCCGACTTTGCACACCTGCCCGGTGCGCCGGATGTGGTTGTCATCACCGGTAACGGCGACGGCGACAATGCCGAGGCCGCCTTGCGCTCCGGGGCGTGGGAATTCCTCACCAAACCCTTGCAGATGCGCGATATTGAGCAGTGTTTGCGGCAAATTCTGCAATTCAGGCAAAACCGTACCCCAGTATCAGAAGCTCTGGTTGTGGACAGCGGGCATATCCTTGGCAGTGGCCCCGGCATGAGCCGCGCCCTCAAGCTGTTGGCGCAGGCTGCAAAAAGCGAAGTAAACGTGCTTTTGCTGGGTGAAACCGGGGTAGGCAAGGAACTCTTTGCCCGGGCGCTCTTTCGCAACAGTGCAAGGGCAGCCAGGCCGTTTATAACGGTTGACTGCGCCTCGCTGCCAGAAACCCTGGTGGAAAGCCATTTGTTCGGCCACAGCCGCGGCGCGTTCACAGGTGCGGACAGGGCGCGCGAAGGGTTGCTGCTTGCGGCAGACAAAGGGACGCTGTTTCTGGATGAAGTGGGTGACCTGCCTCAGCCCATGCAGGGGGTTTTTTTGCGAGCCCTGGAACAGCGGCGTTTTCGCCCTGTGGGCGAGGTGCGCGAGGTCAGCAGCGATTTCAGGCTGGTGGCCGCCACCAATAAAAATCTGGAGCACATGGCCAAGGAAAACAGCTTCCGGGCAGATCTGCTCTACAGGCTGCAAGGCCTCACCATTGTGATTCCGCCGTTGCGCGAGCGGCTTGACGAAATCCCCGCGCTGGCACGGCAGGCCATTGCGCGCTTTTGCCTGGGCAACGACCAGCCGGAAAAAACCCTTTCCAACGAGGCGCTGGATGTGCTGCTGGAGTATGCCTGGCCCGGCAATGTGCGCGAACTGATCCATTGTCTTGAGCGGGCATGCCTCACGGCTGGCAAAAGCGACCTGATCCTGCCTGCGCATCTTCCCACGCGTATGCGCGTGGACTCCGTGCGGCGTCGCATGGGGCAGGGAACCGTGCCGCCGGTCAAAGAGAATGGTGGGTTGCACGGCAGTGACGGCGCGGGGATAACTGCCCAGGAAAACGGGTTTTTAGTAAATGACGCGCTGGGGCAAAAACCGCCGAGCCTGCGTGAATGGAAATCGCAGGCTGAAAAAGCCTACGTGCGGCAGGTTTGGGACATGTGCGCGGAAGACGTGCGAAAAGCCTCGGAAGTGGCAGGTATTTCACGTGGTCACTGGTATGAGCTGATGAAAAAAAACGGCCTGCAACAAGGTCTTCAGGCGTGCGGAGCCGAAGCGCGTCAAAAAAACGCGGCAAAGAGCCAGGGATGCTTGCGTCAGAAAATAAAAGGAGCTATAGGCGAGAAAAACCGGCATTGA
- a CDS encoding UvrD-helicase domain-containing protein: protein MNFIADLHIHSRFSRATSKALNPRHLAAWARCKGINVLGTGDFTHPQWRAELAEQLVLDEHTGLYRLAVEPETLEFMDAKAGPGMQESTAPLFLLQTEISSIYKRGGKVRKVHNLVFVPTLEDAERLSLRLAQIGNLNADGRPILGLDSRDLLEIMLECAPGSVMIPAHVWTPWFALFGSKSGFDRLEDCYGDLSEHIFALETGLSSDPAMNRLISRLDGYALVSNSDAHSGANLGREANLFAGRPSYAGMFAALRASARREDQCNLDCRFLGTMEFYPDEGKYHLDGHRACNVVLEPKESLALGNICPVCGKPLTVGVLHRVLELADRETPPELPREPEVRPLIPLAEVVGEILGVGPASRRVQERYSSLLRELGPELDILCRLPEADIRAHWEPLGEAVARMRRGQVYRKGGYDGEYGTVRVFSPEEVADARGTLPGVKAPAKRGRKKAEPLESATAAQPASVRVRRASLPLAGDTNAEATSNFSAVKSAAKTDMPAQAFAYSDEQQTALAAGPAPVLVLAGPGAGKTRVLVGRLQWLAEQGADMRRVLAVTFTRRAADELRERLSKAFDGGAQTALPQCDTLHGMAWAALRAASADNPPLLLGEDAALNLFRLANPELEKRDVRKLWDALALAREGGVLAQEPAQSPLARAAANYVARKNMGQRYADYADLLDWWLEHARTLPENERPQHVLVDEVQDLSAVQLAIVRALLPADGHGFFGIGDPDQAIYGFRGVTGQSEASLRACWPGLNVFRLGQSFRSSQSVLDMARSLLLHKGQCGPLLAAQSLTAELRLFSAPDERTEARWVAERVRHLLGATAHTLLDHSKGDDLHGLAGALAPGDIAVLVRLKAQIPPLRAALEQAGIPCAAPSQDGFWQDAACAHLLSLLGAHCGFAHVSTEDRGQQDTLPQNWTSAESLPAPERMLPWLAKQPWAGEVFTGSRPWRELCRLWNQSGHWAGFFEQLAWLQEAELVRAKAESVQILTLHASKGLEFQAVFLPGLEDGLLPLRRELLFPAADAATSSTQREADEAEERRLLYVGLTRAARALFLSHCAQRSLYGRTLHLQPSPFMSQICEFCRHSTLATRTRKEQKQISLL from the coding sequence ATGAATTTTATAGCTGATCTGCACATCCATTCCCGTTTCTCGCGCGCCACAAGCAAGGCCCTCAATCCCCGCCATCTGGCGGCCTGGGCGCGCTGCAAAGGCATCAACGTACTGGGCACCGGGGATTTTACGCACCCCCAGTGGCGGGCGGAACTGGCGGAACAGCTCGTGCTGGACGAGCACACGGGCCTCTACAGGCTGGCGGTTGAGCCGGAAACGCTTGAGTTCATGGATGCCAAGGCTGGCCCGGGCATGCAGGAATCCACCGCTCCGCTGTTTTTGCTGCAAACGGAAATCAGCTCGATCTACAAACGCGGCGGCAAGGTGCGCAAGGTGCACAACCTTGTGTTTGTGCCCACCCTTGAGGATGCGGAGCGCCTTTCGTTGCGGCTGGCGCAGATCGGCAACCTCAATGCCGATGGCCGCCCCATTCTGGGGCTGGACTCGCGCGACCTGCTTGAAATCATGCTGGAATGCGCGCCCGGATCGGTGATGATTCCCGCCCATGTGTGGACGCCATGGTTTGCGCTTTTCGGCTCCAAATCAGGCTTTGACAGGCTTGAAGACTGCTACGGCGATCTTTCGGAGCACATTTTTGCGCTGGAAACGGGCCTTTCGTCTGACCCAGCCATGAACCGCCTGATCAGCAGGCTTGACGGCTACGCCCTTGTGTCCAATTCAGACGCGCATTCCGGAGCCAACCTTGGGCGCGAGGCCAATCTGTTTGCGGGCCGCCCCAGCTATGCGGGCATGTTTGCGGCTTTGCGCGCCTCTGCCCGGCGGGAAGACCAGTGCAATCTGGACTGCCGCTTTCTCGGCACCATGGAATTCTATCCTGATGAAGGTAAATACCACCTTGACGGGCACCGCGCCTGCAACGTGGTGCTGGAGCCTAAAGAATCGCTGGCTCTAGGCAACATCTGCCCGGTCTGCGGCAAGCCGCTCACGGTCGGCGTATTGCACCGGGTGCTGGAACTGGCAGACAGGGAAACCCCGCCGGAACTCCCGCGCGAACCGGAAGTGCGCCCGCTGATTCCGCTGGCCGAAGTCGTGGGCGAAATCCTTGGCGTTGGCCCGGCATCGCGCCGGGTGCAGGAGCGTTACAGCAGTCTCCTGCGCGAGCTGGGGCCGGAGCTGGATATCCTTTGCCGTCTGCCGGAAGCAGACATTCGCGCCCACTGGGAGCCGCTGGGCGAAGCAGTGGCCCGCATGAGGCGCGGTCAGGTCTACCGCAAAGGCGGCTATGACGGCGAATACGGCACCGTGCGCGTTTTCTCCCCTGAGGAAGTGGCCGATGCGCGCGGCACCCTGCCGGGCGTAAAGGCTCCTGCCAAACGAGGGCGCAAAAAGGCTGAACCACTTGAATCTGCAACTGCCGCACAGCCCGCATCCGTGCGCGTGCGTCGGGCCAGCCTCCCCCTTGCGGGTGATACCAACGCAGAAGCCACAAGCAATTTTTCCGCGGTAAAATCCGCAGCTAAAACTGACATGCCTGCGCAGGCCTTTGCCTATTCTGACGAGCAGCAGACGGCGCTTGCAGCGGGCCCAGCGCCCGTGCTGGTGCTTGCTGGCCCCGGCGCGGGCAAAACCCGCGTTCTGGTGGGCCGCCTGCAATGGCTTGCGGAACAGGGCGCGGACATGCGCAGGGTGCTGGCTGTCACCTTTACGCGGCGCGCGGCGGATGAACTGCGGGAAAGACTGTCCAAGGCCTTTGATGGTGGCGCGCAAACGGCGCTGCCGCAATGCGACACCCTGCACGGCATGGCCTGGGCGGCCCTGCGCGCTGCCAGCGCGGACAATCCCCCGCTGTTGCTTGGCGAGGATGCCGCGCTCAATTTGTTCCGTCTGGCAAATCCGGAACTGGAAAAGCGCGACGTGCGCAAACTGTGGGATGCCCTTGCTCTGGCGCGTGAGGGTGGCGTTCTTGCGCAGGAGCCTGCTCAAAGCCCTCTGGCCCGAGCTGCTGCCAACTACGTTGCGCGCAAAAATATGGGGCAGCGCTATGCGGACTACGCCGACCTTCTGGACTGGTGGCTGGAGCACGCCCGCACCCTGCCCGAAAATGAGCGTCCACAGCATGTGCTGGTAGATGAAGTGCAGGATCTTTCCGCTGTGCAGCTTGCCATTGTTCGCGCCTTGCTGCCTGCGGATGGGCATGGATTTTTCGGCATTGGCGACCCGGATCAGGCCATTTATGGATTCCGTGGCGTTACGGGCCAAAGCGAGGCCAGTCTGCGCGCCTGCTGGCCGGGGCTGAACGTCTTCCGCCTTGGGCAGAGCTTCCGTTCCAGCCAGAGCGTACTGGATATGGCCCGCAGCCTCCTGCTCCACAAGGGGCAGTGCGGCCCATTGCTGGCCGCGCAATCCCTCACGGCTGAACTGCGGCTCTTTTCCGCTCCCGATGAGCGCACCGAGGCCCGCTGGGTAGCAGAGCGGGTTCGACATCTGCTGGGTGCAACGGCCCACACCTTGCTGGATCACAGCAAGGGGGACGACCTGCACGGCCTGGCCGGAGCACTGGCACCGGGCGACATTGCGGTTCTTGTGCGCCTGAAAGCGCAAATTCCCCCCCTGCGTGCGGCCCTTGAACAGGCGGGGATACCATGCGCCGCGCCCTCACAGGATGGATTCTGGCAAGACGCCGCCTGCGCGCACCTGTTGAGCCTGCTAGGCGCTCATTGCGGTTTTGCGCATGTATCTACCGAGGATCGGGGTCAACAGGATACCTTGCCGCAAAACTGGACATCGGCAGAGAGCCTGCCTGCTCCGGAGCGTATGCTCCCCTGGCTTGCCAAACAGCCATGGGCAGGGGAAGTCTTTACCGGCAGCCGCCCTTGGCGCGAACTGTGCCGCCTGTGGAACCAGAGCGGGCACTGGGCGGGCTTTTTTGAGCAGCTGGCATGGCTCCAGGAGGCCGAGCTTGTACGCGCCAAGGCCGAGAGTGTGCAGATTCTGACCTTGCACGCATCAAAGGGGCTTGAATTTCAGGCTGTTTTTCTGCCGGGGCTTGAAGACGGTCTTTTGCCTTTGCGGCGTGAACTTTTGTTCCCTGCTGCGGATGCCGCGACCAGCAGCACCCAAAGAGAGGCCGACGAGGCCGAGGAGCGCCGTTTGCTGTACGTGGGGCTTACGCGTGCTGCGCGGGCGCTTTTTCTCAGCCATTGCGCACAACGCTCTCTTTATGGGCGCACCCTGCATTTGCAGCCCTCGCCCTTCATGAGCCAGATATGCGAATTTTGCCGACACAGCACCCTTGCAACACGCACCCGTAAGGAACAGAAACAGATCAGCCTGCTCTGA